One Sylvia atricapilla isolate bSylAtr1 chromosome 21, bSylAtr1.pri, whole genome shotgun sequence genomic window, CCAAATTCCCAAATCCCGGGCGAGGAGTGTGTTTGGACAGTCACAGCTAGATTTAAACCTCTGGCTTGGTGGGAGAGCCACCAGCACCAGGCAGCTTGAGACGAGAAGCAGGAGGATGAGAGGAAGGGAGACAGAAATTTCCAGCTGTGGAAAAGCGACTCTGAACAGGAGAGGAGTGACAGGTGGACAGTGTGGAAATGAGGATTTCAACTGCAGCGATAGGGATAGCAAGAATTAGGGAAAATGTCCCAACAATTGCAGTGCAGCAGCAACAGGACAGATCTTTCCAGAAAGCCAGGAATCTCGGTGATGGAGACGTACAAAAGCAGGATTgacaccagagcagagcaggctgccTTGGGAAAACTCTCCATGTCCTTGCAGCACTACTTTGTGGCCATGATTTGAGGCTTGTCCCGGGTTTATACATTTAATTTGTCCAGCCAAACCTGGCCTCTCCACCCCACATCCTGCTGGGACCCGGGCAGAGCACGGGCTGTGCTCAGGGTTTCCCTTCAGCGCCTGCAGCCACATCTGAGCCGTACCTGGAAACCTCAACCAGGTTCTCATCAGGGTCTCGGAAGTAGATGGAGGTTATCGGGCCCAGAGCACCGGTTCTGACCACGGGACCTTCTTCAATGGGCACCCCACAGGCCTGGAGGACACAGGAGAGCAGGGGTTTGGTGTCCATGTCACCAACACGAGGGCAGGGGTTTGGTGGCCATGTCACCAACAGGAGAGCAGGGGTTTGGTGGCCATGTCACCAATACGAGGGCAGGGGTTTGGTGGCCATGTCACCAACAGGAGAGCAGGGGTCTGGTGTCCATGTCACCAACAGGAGGGCAGGGGTTTGGTGGCCATGTCACCAATACGAGGGCAGGGGCTTGGTGGCCATGTCATCATCGTgccctcctcccccagcccggCATTCCCCAGGAAAGTGTCATTTAGAGGCTCACCTGGCAtgaccctgccctggggacaccctgcctcACCTCTAGatgctccagcagcttctccaggggCTCTGCTGTGATCAGACAGAAATCCGCAGAGCCGGGCACCGGGCGCCGAGCCTTGGGCTCAAactcctgcccagcctggtgcAGGTTGAACTTCTGCTGGCCAAAACGCAGAGCTTTGCGacttccctgtccccagagggaAAGGCCAAAGTGAGGGAGATGTCCTGGGATGGAAACCTTCAGCACCCATTCCCCCTGAGCAGTCCTGGAAACCCCGGGGACATGGTGGAGTCCTGTTAACTCAGGTCAGGGTTACCTTGAAAGTCACCACCTCCATGCCCAGGACTTTGGAGTAGAAGGCCACGGTGTCCTCAATGCTCTTCACAGTCAGCACAAGGTGGTCCAGGCGCTGGATGAAACACGAGGGTGggctcctgccctcctccttCCAAGCCATGCTCTCGGGGCTGGGAACTGGCATGGAAAACCAGAGAATGGGGGAGTTAGGAGCATCCAGCTATgcagggaaatggaaaatggtccagggagctgagggctgaGTGGGGATCACCCAGGTTTTCCTTTGTCCTGCAGGTGGCACAAGCACAGAAGCAATAAACCCTCCTCCCTGCAAGAGCCTCAGACTCTGGTGGCACCTGAGCCTGTCAGGGCCCCTGGCTGGGCCAGGTGTGGGGAACAATCCAGGTGACATCACTGATGTCACCAAGATGCCAAGCTCCCAACACACAAACGCCTTGGTGTGCACCAAGGATGGGACCATGTGTGTGAtccttcctccagcccctccgGGGTCACCCCAGGTGTGGGCACCCACCCAGGTGG contains:
- the GLOD5 gene encoding glyoxalase domain-containing protein 5; its protein translation is MPVPSPESMAWKEEGRSPPSCFIQRLDHLVLTVKSIEDTVAFYSKVLGMEVVTFKGSRKALRFGQQKFNLHQAGQEFEPKARRPVPGSADFCLITAEPLEKLLEHLEACGVPIEEGPVVRTGALGPITSIYFRDPDENLVEVSRYGSDVAAGAEGKP